One Peptostreptococcus equinus genomic window carries:
- a CDS encoding permease: protein MSEQIKIMEILNDMELALNEATSFPLSKRVGVDKDEFLNLIDELKEALPYELEKAIKIIGEQDSILESATNDANFLLEEAKRERDQKNKACNDEIIIKNKQVDAEIESMMKEATIRAEELVSESRIIKEAKQRADRLIREATEYSRDLQSGARSYSVELLDSVEATLAEILAEVRNNKSQI from the coding sequence ATGAGCGAACAAATAAAGATTATGGAAATATTAAACGATATGGAGCTGGCTCTTAATGAAGCTACAAGCTTTCCACTATCAAAAAGAGTAGGTGTTGATAAAGATGAGTTTTTAAATTTAATAGATGAGTTGAAGGAAGCCCTACCATATGAATTAGAAAAGGCTATAAAGATAATAGGAGAGCAAGATTCTATATTAGAATCAGCTACAAATGATGCTAATTTTTTATTAGAAGAAGCAAAAAGAGAAAGAGATCAGAAAAACAAGGCTTGCAATGATGAGATAATAATTAAAAATAAACAAGTAGATGCGGAAATTGAAAGTATGATGAAAGAGGCTACAATTAGAGCAGAAGAGTTAGTATCTGAGAGTAGAATAATAAAGGAAGCAAAGCAAAGAGCGGATAGACTTATTAGAGAAGCTACAGAATATTCTAGAGATTTGCAATCAGGGGCTAGGAGTTATTCAGTAGAATTACTTGACAGTGTTGAAGCTACACTTGCAGAAATTCTTGCAGAAGTCAGAAATAATAAGTCACAAATATAG
- the coaD gene encoding pantetheine-phosphate adenylyltransferase, whose translation MNKDIRAIFAGSFDPITNGHLDIIERASKLFAELKIGLLINPNKSTLFTVEERVNLIKESVQHLDNVEVIFFDGLLIDYCRNNDISVLVRGVRSSADVDYELQMAHMNKELENEIETVILPTNTKYSFISSSLIKEVIKFNASIDRLVPNCVARELKNKDFSK comes from the coding sequence ATGAATAAAGATATAAGGGCTATTTTTGCAGGTAGCTTTGACCCTATAACAAATGGACACTTGGATATAATTGAAAGAGCCTCAAAATTATTCGCTGAATTAAAAATTGGGCTATTGATTAATCCAAATAAATCGACTCTATTCACAGTAGAAGAAAGGGTTAATCTAATAAAAGAGTCTGTGCAACACTTGGATAATGTAGAAGTTATATTCTTTGATGGATTGTTGATAGATTATTGTAGAAATAATGATATATCAGTTCTTGTAAGAGGAGTAAGATCTTCGGCAGATGTTGATTATGAGTTGCAAATGGCTCATATGAATAAAGAGCTTGAAAATGAAATAGAAACAGTGATTTTACCAACAAATACAAAATATTCATTTATAAGCTCATCTTTAATCAAAGAGGTAATTAAATTCAATGCAAGTATAGATAGATTAGTACCTAATTGCGTTGCTAGAGAACTTAAAAATAAAGATTTTAGTAAATAA
- the rsmD gene encoding 16S rRNA (guanine(966)-N(2))-methyltransferase RsmD translates to MRVISGSARGLKLSAPANDKVRPTTDRVKESMFNIISFDICDSVVLDLFSGSGSLGIECISRGARKAYFCDKDKESIKLIKENIKKSRFENKSEMFECDYKLALSKLQAKGEKIDIIFVDPPYYEGLFEEVLKNIEVANIIKDSTIVVVEHDAKTEIVDGTLLKKNKEKKYGLTKLTFYSVGE, encoded by the coding sequence ATGAGAGTTATATCTGGAAGTGCAAGAGGACTTAAATTGTCCGCTCCAGCCAATGATAAAGTTAGACCTACAACTGACAGGGTTAAGGAGTCCATGTTCAATATAATATCTTTTGATATATGTGACAGCGTGGTCTTAGACTTATTTTCAGGAAGTGGTTCTTTAGGGATAGAATGTATTTCAAGAGGAGCTAGAAAAGCTTATTTTTGTGATAAAGATAAAGAAAGTATAAAATTAATAAAAGAGAATATAAAAAAATCTAGATTTGAGAATAAATCAGAGATGTTTGAGTGCGATTATAAATTGGCTCTTTCCAAATTACAAGCTAAGGGTGAAAAGATAGATATAATATTTGTTGATCCTCCTTATTATGAAGGTTTGTTTGAAGAGGTTTTAAAAAACATAGAAGTAGCTAATATAATAAAGGACTCTACCATAGTTGTAGTAGAGCATGATGCAAAAACTGAAATTGTAGATGGAACATTACTCAAAAAAAATAAGGAAAAAAAGTATGGTTTAACAAAACTTACTTTTTATTCAGTGGGAGAATAA
- the recG gene encoding ATP-dependent DNA helicase RecG, with the protein MYSILTEDIQYVKGVGPKKAQKMAKLGIYTIEDAIFNFPRQFEDRSRTKKIIQLVDSEKISVVGKIDRISNFRPRRMDITEITISDDTGTCKIVFFNKAYIKNTFRVGDRIKIFGSVKMVNDKIEMHNCEIEYDRLDKNIGVIMPVYKLTQGVTNKDIIGIIRNIFDSSDIKIKEYMPKWLRDKYALCDINFAVKNMHFPDVKENVKIALFRLIFEELLFLQLGLFAIKAGNKIEEGIQFKSSDDLSKFEDRLPFKLTMKQSKVLDEILEDMSSKKVMNRLIQGDVGSGKTVVAQLALANCVLNGYQGAYMAPTEILVNQHYEGFIEFFYNSDVKIEMLTSSLTKKRTSEILEKLENGDIDIIIGTHSLIEERVKFKKLGLVITDEQHRFGVRQRSKLSDKGKNPDILVMTATPIPRTLALILYGDLDISIIDELPPGRKPIETLAIEKSKREWMYLNNVRGQIEKGRQVYVVCPLVEESEVLDVSSAQEVYEELQYDYFKDLKVGLLHGKMKSREKEEVMNDFKEGRINILVATTVIEVGVNVPNASLMIIENAERFGLAQLHQLRGRVGRGSDKSYCNLIYASKSEICKKRMNIMESSNDGFIISEKDLEIRGPGDFFGTRQHGLPELKVANLFKHIKILRMAQKEARFIYADDPTLDNMDNKGIKQKVEQMFSEIDGNISL; encoded by the coding sequence ATGTATAGTATTTTAACTGAAGATATACAATACGTAAAAGGCGTTGGACCAAAAAAAGCACAGAAAATGGCTAAATTAGGCATATACACAATTGAAGATGCTATTTTTAATTTTCCTCGACAATTTGAAGATAGAAGTAGAACGAAAAAAATAATTCAGCTAGTGGATTCCGAAAAAATAAGCGTAGTGGGAAAAATTGATAGAATCAGTAATTTTAGACCTAGGAGAATGGATATTACTGAAATTACTATCTCAGATGATACTGGAACATGCAAAATTGTATTTTTTAATAAAGCATATATAAAAAATACTTTTCGAGTGGGAGACAGGATAAAGATATTCGGAAGCGTTAAAATGGTAAATGATAAAATAGAAATGCATAATTGCGAGATTGAATATGATAGGCTGGATAAAAATATAGGTGTGATTATGCCTGTATATAAGCTTACACAAGGTGTAACAAATAAAGATATAATTGGAATAATAAGAAATATTTTTGATAGTTCAGATATAAAAATAAAGGAATATATGCCAAAGTGGCTTAGAGATAAATACGCCCTATGTGATATAAATTTCGCTGTAAAAAATATGCATTTTCCAGATGTAAAGGAGAATGTCAAAATTGCACTTTTTAGGCTTATATTTGAAGAATTATTGTTTTTACAACTAGGTCTTTTTGCTATAAAAGCAGGCAATAAAATTGAAGAGGGCATTCAATTTAAAAGTAGCGATGATTTAAGTAAGTTTGAAGATAGACTACCTTTTAAACTAACTATGAAACAAAGCAAAGTGCTTGATGAAATATTGGAGGATATGTCATCGAAAAAAGTAATGAATAGATTGATACAAGGTGATGTAGGTAGTGGAAAGACAGTAGTTGCACAGTTGGCATTGGCAAATTGCGTTTTAAATGGATACCAGGGAGCGTATATGGCACCTACAGAAATATTAGTTAATCAGCACTATGAAGGTTTTATAGAATTTTTCTATAACTCTGATGTAAAAATAGAGATGCTCACAAGTAGTCTTACAAAAAAGAGAACAAGTGAAATTTTAGAAAAGTTGGAAAATGGAGATATTGACATTATAATAGGAACACATTCTTTGATAGAAGAAAGGGTAAAATTCAAAAAATTGGGGCTGGTAATTACAGATGAGCAACATCGTTTTGGAGTAAGACAAAGATCTAAGCTAAGTGACAAAGGTAAAAATCCTGATATTTTGGTAATGACTGCTACTCCTATTCCAAGGACACTTGCTTTAATATTATACGGAGATTTGGATATATCCATTATAGATGAATTACCACCAGGTAGAAAACCAATAGAAACTTTAGCTATTGAAAAAAGCAAAAGAGAATGGATGTATTTAAATAATGTAAGAGGACAAATTGAAAAAGGTAGGCAGGTATACGTAGTATGTCCTTTAGTTGAAGAAAGTGAAGTTCTAGATGTTTCATCTGCGCAAGAAGTTTATGAAGAACTACAATATGACTATTTTAAGGATTTGAAGGTAGGCTTACTTCATGGAAAGATGAAATCAAGAGAAAAAGAAGAAGTAATGAATGATTTTAAGGAAGGTAGAATTAATATACTAGTAGCTACTACAGTTATTGAAGTAGGTGTAAATGTACCAAATGCTAGTTTGATGATAATAGAAAATGCAGAGAGATTTGGGCTTGCACAGTTGCACCAGCTTAGAGGAAGAGTTGGAAGAGGAAGTGATAAATCTTACTGTAATCTAATTTATGCATCGAAATCTGAAATATGTAAAAAGAGAATGAATATAATGGAATCCTCAAATGATGGATTTATCATTTCAGAAAAGGATCTTGAAATAAGGGGACCGGGAGATTTCTTTGGCACTAGACAGCATGGATTACCAGAACTAAAAGTGGCAAACCTATTTAAACATATCAAAATACTAAGAATGGCACAGAAAGAAGCGCGATTTATATATGCAGATGATCCAACTTTGGATAATATGGATAATAAGGGAATAAAGCAAAAAGTAGAGCAGATGTTTAGTGAAATTGATGGTAATATTTCTTTATAA
- a CDS encoding DAK2 domain-containing protein: MNNRIDGRLFRKMFISGANNLQNNKEIIDELNVFPVPDGDTGTNMSMTISSAIKELNKVQSDDITEIGKALSKGSLMGARGNSGVILSQIIRGIAKSVEGKKTLSIGDLANAFKSGSDTAYKAVIKPIEGTILTVVRESSEFAVKDSKKNDNLLKFMNQFVVEANKSLEKTPELLKNLKDAGVVDSGGKGLVCVYEGMLSTLRGKDIELIEVNTNGESKTETNIGANSINSEDIKFGYCTEFILDSDTVKVETIRDIMLEYGDSLAVVGYDGVIKVHVHTNNPGSVLQEALKYGQLLTTKIENMRVQHENLILSEEEKTKDTEEVEQVSNPEEISKQQEKKKYGFITTAMGRGLSDIFDELGVDIVIEGGQTMNPSTEDFMNAIEMINADNIFILPNNSNVIMAANQAQELSEKNVLVVPTKNIAQGIGSLINFNPDIEPKANLDNFITALESIKSGEVTYAVRDTTMDGIEVKQGDIIAITAKKLASSGKDISEVTERMIDKMIDEDSAIITLYYGEDVEEDNARAFAEKIQEKFDDVDVELYYGGQPLYYYLISVE; this comes from the coding sequence ATGAATAATAGGATTGATGGAAGATTATTTAGAAAGATGTTCATTTCAGGGGCAAATAATCTTCAAAATAATAAGGAAATTATAGACGAACTAAACGTATTTCCTGTTCCTGATGGGGATACAGGAACTAATATGTCTATGACTATTTCATCGGCAATAAAGGAACTTAATAAAGTTCAATCAGATGATATAACTGAAATAGGAAAAGCTCTATCAAAAGGATCGTTAATGGGAGCTAGAGGTAACTCTGGAGTTATCCTATCACAGATAATAAGAGGTATAGCAAAATCAGTTGAAGGAAAGAAGACTCTAAGTATAGGAGATCTTGCCAATGCATTTAAAAGCGGATCAGATACTGCTTATAAAGCTGTAATTAAGCCTATAGAAGGGACAATACTAACAGTTGTAAGAGAATCAAGTGAATTTGCAGTAAAAGATTCAAAAAAGAATGATAACCTACTTAAGTTTATGAATCAGTTTGTTGTAGAAGCAAACAAGTCTTTAGAAAAGACACCAGAGTTGTTAAAGAATTTAAAAGATGCTGGTGTAGTCGATTCAGGTGGTAAGGGATTAGTATGTGTATATGAAGGTATGCTATCTACACTTAGAGGAAAAGACATTGAGCTAATAGAAGTAAATACAAACGGAGAGAGTAAAACAGAAACTAATATAGGAGCTAACTCAATAAATAGTGAGGATATAAAATTTGGATACTGTACTGAATTTATATTGGATTCTGATACAGTAAAAGTAGAGACAATTAGAGATATTATGCTTGAATATGGGGATAGCCTTGCAGTAGTGGGTTATGATGGAGTGATAAAAGTACATGTTCATACCAATAATCCTGGATCTGTATTACAGGAAGCTTTAAAGTATGGTCAGCTTTTGACTACTAAGATAGAAAATATGAGAGTTCAGCATGAAAATCTAATACTTAGCGAAGAAGAAAAAACAAAAGATACTGAAGAAGTTGAACAAGTTTCTAATCCTGAAGAAATATCAAAACAACAAGAAAAGAAAAAATATGGTTTCATTACCACAGCTATGGGAAGAGGGTTGTCTGATATATTTGATGAATTAGGAGTAGATATAGTTATAGAAGGCGGACAGACAATGAACCCTTCCACAGAAGATTTTATGAATGCTATAGAGATGATAAATGCAGATAATATATTTATATTACCTAATAATTCTAATGTTATAATGGCAGCTAATCAAGCTCAAGAATTGTCTGAAAAAAATGTATTAGTTGTACCTACAAAGAATATAGCACAGGGAATAGGATCTCTAATTAATTTTAATCCAGATATAGAGCCTAAGGCAAATTTAGATAATTTCATTACAGCATTGGAATCTATTAAATCTGGTGAAGTAACATATGCTGTAAGAGATACAACTATGGACGGTATAGAAGTTAAACAAGGAGATATCATAGCTATTACTGCAAAGAAGCTTGCATCATCAGGTAAAGATATTTCTGAAGTAACTGAAAGAATGATAGATAAAATGATTGATGAAGATTCAGCTATAATAACTCTTTACTATGGTGAAGATGTAGAAGAAGACAATGCTAGAGCATTCGCTGAAAAGATACAAGAAAAGTTTGATGATGTAGATGTTGAGCTTTATTATGGTGGTCAACCACTTTACTATTACTTAATTTCAGTAGAATAA
- a CDS encoding Asp23/Gls24 family envelope stress response protein yields MSSVLNNELGKIEIDKHVLAQLTYKAAVESYGLVGFSSKSKGIVELLKGENATKGVNIIEISENQIDIEIFVILQYGTNITTVANNIIERIKYTVETYSAIKVNQVTVNVQGIRVK; encoded by the coding sequence ATGAGCTCAGTATTAAATAATGAATTAGGTAAAATTGAAATCGATAAGCATGTTCTTGCTCAACTTACATATAAGGCAGCAGTTGAAAGCTACGGTCTGGTAGGTTTCTCTTCTAAGTCAAAAGGTATTGTAGAGTTACTAAAAGGAGAAAACGCAACAAAAGGTGTTAATATAATAGAAATTAGTGAAAATCAGATAGATATTGAAATATTTGTAATTTTACAATATGGAACAAATATCACGACTGTTGCAAATAACATCATTGAGAGAATTAAATATACTGTTGAAACTTATTCTGCTATTAAGGTAAACCAAGTTACAGTAAATGTACAGGGAATAAGGGTCAAATAA
- the rpmB gene encoding 50S ribosomal protein L28 has product MSRVCSVCGKGRVSGNNVTHSNKHNKRTWSANLRTVRIVENGTPKKVSVCTRCLRSGKVERA; this is encoded by the coding sequence ATGTCAAGAGTGTGTAGCGTGTGCGGAAAAGGCAGAGTTTCAGGAAACAATGTAACTCACTCAAACAAGCATAACAAGAGAACTTGGTCAGCAAACTTAAGAACTGTTAGAATAGTGGAAAATGGAACACCAAAGAAGGTTTCTGTTTGTACAAGATGTTTACGTTCAGGAAAAGTTGAAAGAGCATAA
- a CDS encoding sensor histidine kinase gives MDIKLTKHRKKLKGELLENDQDRKKDNVVTAVVAVIILLLSFFMIYRYHNVEIKLKENNTNTFENRDYASDIFYSNYYLYYKKYQSENNKLLRPSELYLTKDTIDSMIANIDVDYYSSKLDYETVRNSFDNVFDGISNFILNSDGNIKYMSINKDTGYKITNYDFKSTIDNIDNFRKADKDKENYNQIKNSYEETDDYIKKNFINFLVMDYDAKGQYKLVYSQGLDFEKMNNYFLNLESDKNLGEIYALSDIEYSESFSDFKVESIKNTRFIYAIPKSIDNSFYSKNDTISSYINRHERNSYATIETLGRNIILAIVVILILTPSKLISGFRGIKSIFKLPFELILIIFYFVERSLMSNDVPIRIVRETITGNLLKSIISKDIGINLAKQIVNFLNISYWFIIFMSVVILTLLFKKILESGVVKYFKQRSAIILILSIICKNTCKFILGIINADFKNRINRMCLIGVIIGIIGSIALAITSPNNFIPWIISIVIYVIVVAFYIKIVMKELSDSNDDYEKLVGLTRDLANGKLDKDIINEDVGVYEELKRQLISLQLAYKMSVQEEIKSQRMKSELISNVSHDLKTPLTSIISYADLLRNSNVGEENKKYIDTIYRKSERLKLLIDDIFEISKAQTGNIKLEMAPLDIVELTKQTIGEISDRLNSKNVVLITKYPQQKVIVNIDGERTYRIFENLLVNISKYAMENSRAYLDIIEQDNIVDIVFRNISATEIDFEADEVMERFKRGDKSRNTEGSGLGISIAKSYTEIQGGKFKIKLDGDLFKVIISFPKAEI, from the coding sequence TTGGATATAAAATTGACAAAGCATAGAAAAAAACTAAAAGGCGAATTATTGGAAAATGACCAAGATAGAAAAAAAGATAATGTTGTAACTGCCGTAGTGGCAGTTATAATACTTTTATTGTCTTTTTTTATGATATATAGGTATCATAATGTAGAAATAAAGTTAAAAGAAAATAACACAAATACATTTGAGAATAGAGATTACGCTTCTGATATCTTCTATTCCAATTATTATTTATATTACAAAAAGTATCAATCAGAGAATAATAAACTGCTTAGACCCTCTGAACTTTATCTAACGAAAGATACAATTGATTCTATGATTGCAAATATCGATGTAGACTATTACTCATCCAAACTAGATTATGAAACAGTAAGGAATTCATTTGATAATGTATTTGATGGTATTAGTAATTTTATTTTGAATTCTGATGGTAATATAAAGTACATGTCTATAAATAAAGATACAGGATATAAAATTACAAACTATGATTTTAAATCTACAATTGATAATATAGACAATTTTAGAAAAGCAGATAAGGATAAAGAAAATTATAATCAAATAAAAAATTCATATGAAGAAACTGATGATTATATAAAAAAGAATTTTATTAATTTTTTAGTGATGGATTATGATGCTAAAGGTCAATATAAATTGGTATATAGTCAAGGATTAGATTTTGAGAAGATGAATAATTATTTTTTGAATTTAGAATCTGATAAAAATTTGGGTGAAATATATGCACTTAGTGATATTGAATACTCGGAAAGTTTTTCTGACTTTAAAGTAGAATCTATAAAAAATACAAGGTTTATATATGCAATACCAAAGTCAATTGACAATTCATTTTATAGTAAAAATGATACGATAAGTTCCTATATAAATAGACACGAAAGAAATTCATATGCCACAATAGAAACATTGGGCAGAAATATTATACTAGCAATAGTAGTTATACTTATACTAACACCATCTAAATTAATAAGCGGATTTAGAGGTATTAAATCAATATTTAAATTGCCATTTGAATTGATTTTAATAATATTTTATTTTGTAGAGAGGTCTCTTATGAGTAATGATGTACCTATAAGAATAGTAAGAGAGACTATTACTGGTAATTTATTAAAATCTATAATTTCTAAAGATATAGGAATTAATCTAGCTAAGCAGATAGTAAATTTTTTAAATATATCATATTGGTTTATTATTTTTATGTCTGTGGTAATACTAACATTGTTATTTAAAAAAATTTTGGAATCTGGTGTGGTAAAATATTTCAAGCAGAGAAGTGCTATAATCTTGATATTATCAATAATTTGTAAAAATACTTGTAAGTTTATATTAGGCATAATAAATGCTGACTTTAAAAATAGAATAAATAGGATGTGTTTAATAGGTGTTATAATCGGAATTATAGGTTCCATTGCCTTGGCAATAACAAGTCCGAATAATTTTATTCCATGGATAATAAGTATAGTTATTTATGTAATTGTAGTTGCATTTTATATTAAAATAGTTATGAAAGAACTTAGTGATAGCAACGATGATTATGAAAAATTAGTTGGTCTTACTAGGGATTTAGCAAATGGTAAATTAGACAAAGATATAATAAATGAAGATGTGGGTGTATATGAAGAACTAAAAAGACAACTTATAAGCTTGCAACTTGCCTATAAAATGTCTGTACAAGAAGAAATAAAGAGTCAGAGAATGAAAAGCGAATTAATTTCAAATGTATCTCATGATTTAAAAACACCACTAACATCAATAATTTCTTATGCTGATTTACTTAGAAATTCAAATGTTGGTGAAGAAAACAAAAAATATATTGATACAATTTATAGAAAATCAGAAAGATTGAAATTACTAATTGATGATATATTTGAAATTTCTAAAGCTCAAACGGGCAATATAAAATTAGAAATGGCCCCTTTGGATATAGTAGAATTGACTAAACAGACAATTGGAGAAATATCTGATAGGTTAAATTCGAAGAATGTTGTATTGATAACAAAATATCCACAACAAAAAGTAATAGTGAATATTGATGGAGAAAGAACATATAGAATTTTTGAAAATTTATTAGTAAATATATCTAAATATGCTATGGAAAATAGTAGAGCATATCTAGATATAATAGAACAAGATAATATAGTAGATATAGTATTTAGAAATATATCTGCTACTGAAATAGACTTTGAAGCAGATGAAGTAATGGAAAGATTTAAAAGAGGAGATAAATCAAGAAATACTGAAGGTTCTGGGCTAGGTATTTCAATAGCAAAATCCTATACTGAAATACAAGGAGGAAAATTCAAAATAAAACTTGATGGTGATTTGTTCAAAGTTATTATTTCATTCCCTAAGGCAGAAATTTAA
- a CDS encoding response regulator transcription factor → MNTYNILVVEDEKEIAEAIEIYLKNQGYNIIKASNGQEGLEQIEKNEIHLALVDIMMPIMDGTSMIIKLREKYNFPVIILSAKNEEVDKIMGLNVGADDYVNKPFKPLELLARVNSQLRRYTKYLNFSGDADDNKEDAYVIGGLELNENTRSVSVDGVNIKITPIEFKILNLLMKNPGRVFSSEEIYEKVWNETAINTDTVMVHIRNIREKIELDSKNPRYLKVVWGVGYKIDKA, encoded by the coding sequence ATGAATACGTATAATATTTTAGTAGTTGAGGATGAAAAAGAAATAGCTGAAGCTATAGAGATATATCTAAAAAATCAAGGCTACAATATAATCAAGGCTTCAAACGGACAAGAGGGATTGGAACAAATAGAAAAAAATGAAATTCATTTAGCATTGGTAGATATAATGATGCCTATTATGGATGGTACATCTATGATAATAAAATTAAGAGAAAAATATAATTTTCCTGTAATAATACTATCGGCAAAAAATGAAGAAGTAGATAAGATTATGGGTCTTAATGTAGGAGCCGACGACTATGTAAATAAACCATTCAAGCCGTTAGAATTATTGGCAAGGGTAAATTCTCAACTTAGAAGATATACAAAGTATTTAAATTTTAGTGGTGATGCAGATGATAACAAAGAAGATGCCTATGTAATAGGAGGCCTAGAATTAAATGAAAATACTCGTAGTGTTTCAGTAGATGGAGTTAATATTAAAATAACTCCCATAGAATTTAAGATATTGAATTTACTTATGAAAAATCCAGGTAGAGTATTTTCATCTGAAGAGATATATGAAAAAGTATGGAATGAAACTGCTATCAATACAGATACAGTAATGGTACATATTAGAAATATTAGAGAAAAGATAGAATTGGATTCAAAAAATCCAAGGTACCTAAAGGTGGTGTGGGGCGTTGGATATAAAATTGACAAAGCATAG